A single Ignavibacteriales bacterium DNA region contains:
- the arr gene encoding NAD(+)--rifampin ADP-ribosyltransferase, whose protein sequence is MSKTIDSSDERYAQIFYHGTKADLQPGDMIEPGFNSNYGSRRKAKYIYLTATLDAAIWGAELAQGEGPGRIYIVEPTGPIEDDPNLTDKKFPGNPTKSYRSMHPFRVVSEVKEWQGHSPEQLKTMKDHLERLKEQGIEAIED, encoded by the coding sequence ATGAGTAAAACAATTGATTCGTCAGATGAGCGTTATGCGCAAATTTTTTATCACGGCACCAAGGCAGACTTACAACCCGGAGACATGATCGAACCGGGTTTCAATTCAAATTACGGGAGCAGACGAAAAGCAAAATACATTTATCTGACAGCCACGCTTGACGCGGCAATCTGGGGTGCGGAACTGGCACAGGGTGAAGGGCCGGGAAGAATATATATTGTTGAGCCGACGGGCCCCATTGAAGACGATCCTAACCTGACGGATAAAAAATTCCCCGGTAACCCGACAAAGTCATACCGCTCAATGCATCCTTTCAGAGTGGTTAGTGAAGTTAAAGAGTGGCAGGGACACTCGCCTGAACAGCTTAAAACCATGAAAGATCACCTTGAACGGCTGAAAGAACAGGGGATAGAAGCAATAGAAGATTAA